A single genomic interval of Terriglobus albidus harbors:
- a CDS encoding phosphatase PAP2 family protein gives MRISEWIQAGFASIFAVAAWVYPLAARRRLIITSLAAGAIFVIALARLSVYILAPVQVSILRDWLPAVLMLIPYWQTGQFFLGPNEKIQAWLMQSDRRLWNFASHSGWTLGRFAHLSMEWAYMLCYPLPLLGLATLYAAGLSREADSFWAFVLLPTYLCYAITPFVPAMPPRFLESEHKESQATKSKIFNLWIQKHGSIHAISFPSAHVAASLAISLFLLHRVLAAGIFFLVISLWIAVAAVVERYHYAVDVLLGAVLALAMYLAWLAHLIPSTLITAPATAFVTPL, from the coding sequence ATGCGAATTTCGGAGTGGATCCAGGCAGGCTTCGCCAGCATATTCGCTGTGGCGGCATGGGTTTACCCGCTTGCTGCCCGTCGGCGATTGATCATAACCTCGCTCGCCGCGGGCGCAATCTTCGTCATCGCGCTGGCGCGATTGTCCGTGTACATCCTCGCACCGGTTCAGGTTTCAATTCTCCGTGATTGGCTGCCCGCGGTCTTGATGCTCATCCCTTATTGGCAGACTGGCCAATTCTTCCTCGGACCGAACGAGAAGATTCAGGCATGGCTCATGCAATCGGATCGCAGGCTATGGAACTTCGCGTCGCATAGCGGCTGGACGCTCGGCCGGTTTGCCCATCTCTCCATGGAGTGGGCTTACATGCTGTGCTATCCGCTGCCGCTCCTGGGGTTGGCGACACTCTACGCGGCTGGACTAAGCCGCGAAGCAGACTCTTTTTGGGCGTTCGTCCTCTTACCGACGTACCTCTGCTATGCCATCACACCCTTTGTGCCCGCGATGCCCCCTCGCTTTCTCGAATCAGAACATAAGGAATCTCAGGCCACGAAAAGCAAGATCTTCAACCTATGGATTCAGAAGCATGGAAGCATCCATGCGATTTCCTTCCCCAGCGCGCACGTCGCCGCCTCCCTGGCAATATCCCTCTTCCTATTGCACAGAGTCTTGGCGGCAGGAATTTTCTTCCTGGTCATCTCCCTCTGGATTGCCGTAGCCGCCGTCGTGGAAAGGTATCACTACGCCGTCGATGTCCTGCTGGGAGCGGTTCTGGCGCTGGCGATGTATCTGGCATGGCTTGCTCATTTGATTCCAAGCACTCTCATTACCGCGCCGGCCACGGCTTTCGTTACTCCACTCTGA
- a CDS encoding bifunctional YncE family protein/alkaline phosphatase family protein: MEFARSRQVGVLAVSLLLGPAFSFGQAAPAQTGSPDFNTAAPKDEAVSAGTVTASGHGATSQSGGPNRTVGLQQDGSIVASDNQTLTPAGKIVELGSPVRAKAIALNPNRAIHSAAVLLMGSPQPIIVFDTVTGKVLQRFIPADAAASAKELTAGSFTGVTYSADGTKLLFSQDNNYVVIANVNRQTGLLSNAQRVSLPEPPADGRPYHNAKSINPGGIAFSEDNKRAYVALNVTNTLGVIDLTASPARLISQIPVGNVPNSVLVRGNYAYVSNEGGRPATSADFTNYSDGTPIVVDRKDAFTLTGTVSVVNLALGKEEKTISVGLHPAGMTIFGSTLYVANAYSDSLSVIDLKTDKVVRAINLSVPIAGGVFGSGPNGVAVTGDGKAYVTLGQANAVAVINLLTRDAHPVIGYIPTAYFPTSISYDTAQKQLVVADDKGLGAREIANMKDGIPHYNTHADMGVVNLIPEPNAGELAKLSKQVFDNNHWNLTTNIEVGKEYIDLHAVAVAVPKHIGEPSLIKHVFLIIKENRTYDQILGDVAWGNGAPALAVFASAVPNQHAFVKRFPLLDNVYAPSRQSADGHPWIGMSGSFYSNDILSPDWIRSYPGGGADDPLTYTPKGFLWTAAEAKGLTSKLYGEWSSGTTIARKADGSAYTWTDFYNTSLCKEGKAPAESCIVPDDAVKVTSSIPSAAKIMDPHYPPFNLDIPDQYRVDYWIKDFQQLDAAGQVPNLTILWLPDDHTAGTSKGHPYPINYQADNDLALGRMVEAISHSKVWAQSAIFVEEDDSQGGTDHVDGHRQPVYVISPYTAAPKEPGKGKTIHTTYTAENINRTIENILGTQPLTQFDLVASPMFDAFQNTPDLTPYDVCPAVIALDEGPGLKAGKDASETPLQKAWLKATAEVMKGKYDKADSVDPNFLNHVTWYATTGWDRPYPGEDKVLMPGPFVKAAKKYHDNDD, encoded by the coding sequence CTGTTTCTTTACTTCTTGGCCCGGCGTTTTCGTTCGGTCAAGCGGCGCCTGCGCAGACAGGCAGTCCCGATTTCAACACCGCGGCGCCGAAGGATGAGGCGGTTTCGGCCGGAACGGTTACGGCTTCAGGGCATGGGGCAACATCCCAATCAGGCGGTCCGAACCGTACCGTGGGTCTGCAGCAGGATGGTTCGATCGTCGCATCGGACAACCAGACGCTGACCCCGGCCGGCAAGATTGTTGAACTCGGCTCGCCCGTACGCGCCAAGGCGATTGCGCTCAATCCAAATCGAGCAATTCACAGCGCTGCCGTGCTGCTTATGGGGTCGCCGCAGCCAATCATTGTGTTCGACACCGTAACCGGGAAGGTTCTGCAGCGCTTCATTCCAGCGGATGCGGCAGCCTCCGCCAAAGAACTGACAGCGGGCTCCTTTACGGGAGTCACCTACTCCGCCGACGGCACGAAGCTCCTCTTCAGCCAGGACAACAATTACGTCGTCATCGCGAATGTAAACCGGCAGACAGGCTTGTTGAGCAACGCGCAGAGGGTTAGTTTGCCTGAGCCACCTGCCGACGGTCGTCCCTATCACAACGCGAAGTCGATCAACCCTGGCGGCATCGCCTTTTCTGAGGACAATAAGCGCGCCTATGTGGCGTTGAATGTCACGAACACGCTCGGCGTAATCGACCTGACGGCGTCTCCTGCCAGGCTTATCAGCCAGATCCCTGTCGGCAATGTTCCGAACAGCGTCCTGGTTCGGGGGAACTACGCCTATGTCAGCAACGAGGGTGGCCGGCCGGCAACCAGCGCTGACTTCACGAACTATTCTGACGGCACGCCGATTGTGGTCGACCGTAAGGATGCCTTTACTCTCACCGGCACGGTCTCTGTCGTAAATCTCGCGCTGGGCAAGGAAGAGAAAACGATCTCCGTTGGTCTGCATCCGGCCGGCATGACGATCTTCGGCTCCACTCTGTACGTGGCCAATGCTTATAGTGACAGCTTGTCGGTGATTGATCTCAAGACGGATAAGGTCGTACGCGCCATTAACCTGAGTGTTCCGATCGCCGGTGGCGTATTCGGTTCTGGGCCCAATGGTGTTGCCGTAACCGGCGATGGGAAGGCCTATGTGACGCTGGGCCAGGCGAATGCCGTGGCTGTCATCAATCTCCTGACCCGTGATGCGCACCCAGTCATCGGTTATATTCCGACTGCCTATTTCCCGACTTCCATCTCTTACGACACAGCGCAGAAGCAACTTGTGGTGGCTGACGACAAGGGACTGGGAGCGCGGGAGATCGCGAACATGAAGGATGGGATCCCGCACTATAACACCCATGCCGACATGGGCGTCGTGAACCTGATTCCCGAGCCAAACGCCGGCGAGTTGGCGAAGCTCAGCAAGCAGGTCTTTGACAACAATCATTGGAACCTGACGACGAATATCGAAGTCGGAAAAGAGTACATTGATCTCCATGCGGTGGCGGTTGCGGTTCCCAAACACATCGGCGAGCCCTCACTCATCAAGCATGTCTTTCTCATCATTAAAGAGAATCGTACTTACGACCAGATACTAGGTGATGTTGCCTGGGGCAATGGCGCTCCCGCGCTTGCGGTTTTTGCCTCAGCGGTGCCGAATCAGCATGCCTTCGTGAAGCGCTTCCCGCTGCTCGACAACGTCTACGCGCCAAGCCGCCAGTCCGCGGACGGCCATCCGTGGATCGGGATGTCGGGATCGTTCTACTCCAATGACATCTTGTCTCCGGACTGGATTCGTTCTTATCCAGGTGGTGGGGCAGACGATCCTTTGACCTACACGCCGAAAGGTTTCTTATGGACAGCTGCGGAAGCCAAGGGACTTACGTCGAAGCTGTATGGCGAGTGGAGCAGCGGCACGACCATCGCCCGTAAGGCGGACGGTTCCGCCTACACCTGGACCGATTTCTATAACACCTCACTGTGCAAGGAAGGGAAGGCGCCGGCTGAGAGCTGCATCGTTCCGGATGACGCCGTCAAAGTAACTTCGTCGATCCCCTCGGCGGCGAAGATCATGGATCCGCACTATCCGCCGTTCAACCTCGACATTCCAGACCAGTACCGCGTCGACTACTGGATCAAGGACTTCCAGCAGCTGGACGCGGCCGGTCAGGTTCCCAATCTCACGATTCTTTGGCTTCCCGACGATCACACTGCCGGCACCTCGAAGGGCCATCCGTATCCCATCAACTACCAGGCAGATAACGATCTGGCTCTCGGCCGCATGGTGGAAGCCATCAGCCATAGCAAGGTCTGGGCTCAATCGGCCATTTTTGTCGAGGAGGACGACTCGCAAGGTGGTACCGACCATGTTGATGGCCACCGTCAGCCGGTCTATGTAATCAGCCCGTATACGGCGGCTCCGAAGGAGCCAGGGAAGGGCAAGACGATTCACACGACTTATACCGCGGAAAATATCAACCGCACGATCGAGAACATCCTGGGCACGCAACCGCTCACGCAGTTCGATCTGGTGGCTTCGCCGATGTTTGACGCATTCCAGAACACGCCGGACCTGACGCCCTACGACGTCTGTCCTGCTGTGATTGCTCTGGACGAGGGGCCCGGTTTGAAGGCCGGCAAGGACGCTTCGGAGACTCCGCTACAAAAGGCCTGGTTGAAGGCCACTGCGGAGGTGATGAAAGGCAAGTACGACAAAGCAGATTCAGTCGATCCGAACTTCCTCAATCACGTGACCTGGTATGCGACAACAGGATGGGATCGTCCCTATCCGGGCGAAGACAAGGTGCTGATGCCCGGCCCCTTCGTCAAAGCCGCGAAAAAGTATCACGACAACGACGACTAG
- a CDS encoding DUF6531 domain-containing protein, which translates to MARSRAAFHKGPIADRKDLKGNGRIYLVQIGPHTAPYALNDFGDWLRSKYGLQVQLLSPMRLAPSAWDPKRTQYISQLLIEQMKREHSDLAGDPNAYFIGFTDADMYNVYANGRFTFTVRSERAAVISSNRMKDAWWQRFRVDPKVSEEHLRARLRRILLKDVGIVYWHLLLNNDATSVLQNNLDPDIPAEDIFASDLDPMRTKWGQYESEPCVFLRYSEKDGIHAAPGRLVRDCLGRDLYDDTSAEIFQLDLRLGLLVDKHMDFNLPDVVPIEFQRATRDGWRRVNVFGSGTHNYDGFLSSDDNIQISVTYADGGRDNLIRVPRWGVPLAFAKYVDTDYSGRLLEMRWHSGPFEHYELRRFDGEVTTYLPCDNKTMCYMTGYRNGRGEELKFTRDSERRLTLLMSPNKNWLHLSYDPGGRIVLIEDSKGHVVRYSYDERDLLTTVTYPSGEVYSYTYDGTQHLLTFSVAQNAQASPRLLLTNGYAGGRLAKQTLADGSVFSYKYGLTRDDSVVSATVRDPDGRTFDVLITGGDSSIVKERVPTN; encoded by the coding sequence TTGGCTCGTTCCAGAGCCGCCTTCCACAAGGGCCCAATAGCCGATCGCAAAGATCTGAAGGGCAATGGGCGTATTTATCTTGTCCAGATCGGGCCGCATACCGCTCCTTATGCGTTGAACGATTTTGGGGATTGGCTGCGTTCCAAGTACGGACTTCAGGTGCAGCTGTTATCGCCGATGCGGCTGGCGCCGTCAGCTTGGGACCCCAAGCGAACACAGTACATTTCCCAATTGTTGATCGAGCAGATGAAGCGTGAACATTCAGATCTTGCAGGTGATCCCAACGCGTACTTCATCGGTTTCACTGACGCCGATATGTACAACGTCTATGCAAACGGGCGCTTTACATTTACCGTGCGCTCGGAGCGTGCGGCCGTCATTTCCAGCAACAGGATGAAGGATGCCTGGTGGCAGCGATTCCGTGTGGATCCCAAAGTCTCTGAGGAGCATCTTCGTGCACGCTTGCGGCGCATCCTGCTGAAGGATGTTGGAATCGTCTACTGGCATCTACTACTCAACAACGACGCAACAAGCGTGCTGCAGAATAATCTCGATCCGGATATCCCGGCCGAAGACATTTTTGCGTCAGATCTTGATCCGATGCGAACAAAGTGGGGCCAGTATGAGAGCGAACCGTGTGTTTTTCTTCGCTATTCAGAAAAGGACGGTATCCATGCGGCGCCGGGAAGATTGGTCCGGGACTGCTTGGGCCGTGATCTATATGACGATACCTCAGCGGAGATCTTCCAGCTTGACCTGCGCCTTGGATTGCTCGTTGATAAGCACATGGACTTCAATCTGCCGGATGTAGTCCCGATTGAGTTTCAGCGGGCTACGCGGGATGGTTGGAGGCGTGTGAATGTATTTGGGAGCGGAACCCATAACTACGATGGATTCTTGTCCTCCGATGACAATATCCAGATCTCAGTCACATATGCCGATGGCGGGCGGGACAATCTGATTCGTGTCCCGAGATGGGGAGTTCCGCTGGCTTTTGCCAAGTACGTTGATACGGATTACTCAGGAAGGCTCTTGGAGATGCGTTGGCACAGTGGCCCTTTTGAGCACTACGAACTAAGGCGGTTTGACGGAGAAGTGACCACGTATCTTCCCTGCGATAACAAGACGATGTGTTATATGACGGGTTATCGCAACGGCCGTGGCGAAGAGCTTAAGTTTACTCGCGACTCCGAGCGCCGGCTGACGCTGCTGATGTCTCCGAACAAGAACTGGCTGCATCTAAGTTACGATCCCGGTGGCCGCATCGTTTTAATCGAAGACAGCAAGGGGCATGTGGTTCGTTACAGCTATGACGAACGTGACCTGCTCACGACAGTCACGTATCCCTCAGGGGAGGTTTATTCCTATACCTACGACGGAACGCAGCACCTGCTGACTTTCAGCGTCGCGCAGAATGCACAGGCTTCTCCTCGTCTGCTACTGACAAACGGCTACGCCGGCGGGCGGCTCGCAAAGCAGACTCTCGCTGATGGATCTGTGTTCAGCTACAAGTACGGCCTGACCAGGGACGACTCTGTCGTGAGCGCTACGGTCCGTGACCCTGACGGACGTACCTTTGATGTCCTTATTACTGGAGGCGATTCCTCCATTGTGAAAGAGCGCGTTCCCACAAATTGA